From one Solanum lycopersicum chromosome 12, SLM_r2.1 genomic stretch:
- the LOC138340267 gene encoding uncharacterized protein: MDQFNRGSGANVQNGVQKLVGTNYNYWRMCMEAYYQGQDLWELVYGSDVEIPADTPENVEPRRKWKIKCGKALFDLRTSINKEFIDHLCDVGSPQQVWGTLERLFSKKNTTRLQLLENKLAMTMQGTMSISEYFLRVKNICAGISELDVTEKISVACLRRFLIRGLNKEYTPLLPPYKGGHNNHQFKN; the protein is encoded by the coding sequence ATGGATCAATTTAATAGGGGAAGTGGTGCGAATGTACAGAATGGTGTTCAGAAGCTTGTAGGAACTAACTACAACTATTGGAGGATGTGTATGGAGGCTTATTATCAAGGTCAAGACTTGTGGGAACTGGTATATGGTTCAGATGTAGAAATTCCAGCAGATACCCCTGAAAATGTTGAACCACGTAGGAAATGGAAGATCAAGTGTGGGAAGGCTCTATTTGATTTAAGGACATCGATTAACAAAGAGTTCATTGATCATCTTTGTGATGTTGGTTCTCCACAGCAAGTCTGGGGAACTCTTGAAAGGTTATTTTCCAAGAAGAATACAACAAGATTACAACTCTTGGAAAATAAATTGGCAATGACGATGCAAGGAACCATGTCGATTTCAGAATACTTTTTGCGAGTGAAGAATATTTGTGCTGGAATTTCTGAACTAGATGTAACCGAGAAGATTAGTGTAGCCTGTTTAAGAAGATTCCTCATCCGTGGTTTAAATAAGGAGTATACACCTTTGTTACCTCCATACAAGGGTGGGCACAACAACCATCAGTTCAAGAATTAG
- the LOC109119073 gene encoding uncharacterized protein yields the protein MEEQMQQQQQFRNFKETLFWNDLVGLTDKKVVNKVCKLVSWTPPITHVYKLNSDGSFKEDKCGCGGIVRNWEGKLIIMVFSIQFMGDSSILGETKALFYGFHWCKLNGVSRIQLETDSLMLVACIKDVYKIP from the exons ATGGAAGAGCAGATGCAGCAGCAG CAACAATTTAGAAACTTTAAAGAAACTCTCTTCTGGAATGATCTGGTTGGCCTTACAGATAAGAAAGTTGTGAATAAAGTTTGTAAACTTGTCTCCTGGACACCGCCCATCACTCATGTCTATAAGCTCAATAGTGATGGAAGCTTCAAAGAGGATAAATGTGGTTGTGGAGGCATAGTAAGAAATTGGGAAGGCAAACTGATCATCATGGTTTTTTCTATACAATTTATGGGGGATTCCAGCATCTTGGGAGAAACAAAGGCTCTATTCTATGGCTTTCATTGGTGCAAGCTTAATGGAGTTTCTCGAATTCAACTGGAAACTGATTCTTTAATGCTAGTTGCTTGCATTAAAGATGTCTATAAAATTCCTTGA